From the genome of Vicia villosa cultivar HV-30 ecotype Madison, WI linkage group LG2, Vvil1.0, whole genome shotgun sequence, one region includes:
- the LOC131647447 gene encoding uncharacterized protein LOC131647447: MAPKLSRNAKGKNKVGETSEDPQEQQPTLKSRRLTFNIRSRKLLPAKYGNIPEDWLPYSKVDVFVSMCRPTQRETARQQLVTKFNMFGSSLSVSDRMLHLIIAYVLFPKNSNHSRINEFELMVLHALRRGIEVNWSLSIMRHMQLMASLQGGLPYARAISRIIQNAGVLLQREPKKSMNRPECAISTTSALKNTGIVMGNDGRYFYKVDVEPAAQQMQQPPEGGFTMDMMFQKLCSIQTSIDNNRRDNNYEHNLMKKQMRDIQRTQRRILAHYEEEEEGSDEEEEEDDEDEENMDESD; encoded by the exons ATGGCACCCAAACTTTCAAGAAATGCTAAAGGAAAGAATAAGGTTGGTGAGACAAGTGAAGATCCACAAGAACAACAACCAACTCTCAAAAGTCGGAGACTTACATTCAACATTCGGAGTCGGAAACTTCTTCCGGCAAAATACG GTAACATTCCGGAGGATTGGCTACCTTATAGTAAGGTTGATGTGTTTGTGAgtatgtgccgaccaactcaacgcgagACGGCACGCCAACAACTTGTTACCAAATTTAATatgttcggttcaagcttatcTGTAAGTGATAGGATGCTTCATCTTATCAtagcttatgttttatttccgaagaattctaaccattccaggatAAACGAGTTCGAGTTGATGGTGTTGCATGCTCTAAGACGTGGCATAGAGGTAAATTGGTCTCTTTCAATCATGCGCCATATGCAACTAATGGCTTCCCTTCAAGGAGGACTCCCATATGCAAGGGCAATTTCTCGCATTATTCAAAATGCCGGTGTTCTTCTTCAACGGGAACCAAAGAAGAGTATGAATAGACCCGAGTGTGCCATCTCCACAACATCCGCTCTAAAAAATACCGGAATTGTGATGGGTAATGATGGAAGATATTTTTACAAGGTTGATGTTGAGCCCGCCGCACAACAAATGCAACAACCTCCCGAAGGAGGATTTACCATGGATATGATGTTTCAAAAGCTTTGCTCTATCCAAACATCTATTGACAACAATAGGAGGGATAACAACTATGAGCATAATCTTATGAAGAAACAAATGAGGGATATCCAACGGACTCAAAGAAGGATCTTGGCACAttatgaggaagaggaagagggaagtgatgaagaagaagaagaagatgatgaagatgaagaaaacatggatgaaagtgactaa